The nucleotide sequence ACTCGACCACGCACTCGGCGTGGCCGAGCGGTTCGACGCGACCGTCCACGGGCTCTACGTCGTCGAGACGGACGCCCTCGCCCACGAGGCGCCGACGCTGTCGCTCGACGACCTGCACGAGACGCTCCGTGCCGAGGGCGAGACGGTCCTCGACGACCTGCAGGCGCGGGCGACCGACCGCGGGGTCGACGTCACGGCGACGGCCGTCGAGGGCGTCGCCGAGAACGTGATCGTCGAGTGCACACGGGAGCGGGGGATCGACCTCGTGGTGATGGGGACCCACGGCCGCCACGGGGCGGAGCCGTATCCGGTCGGCAGCGTCACCGGCCGGGTCGTCCGCCAGGTCGACGCACCGGTGCTCGTGGTGGGCGGCGCGTAGCCGGCGTGTGCGGCCGCGACGAACGTCCGTCGCTCGTCGGCGGTTCGTGGCCGGCTACGTAACGCCCGCGGCGACCGCGACGAACTCCCAGCTATAGACGTGGTTGAGGAGCAGGTACGCGAGGACGCCGAGCGTGAGCGAGAGGATCCACGATCCGGCGGCGATGCGGCCGACGCGGGCGTGAGCCGTGTCGCGGAGTTCGTTCGGCGTGTGTGTCAGGCCGAGGACGATGGCGTAGAGGACGACGGGCACGGAGACGATGGAGAGGAGGATGTGGATCGCGAGCATCGCGAGGTACGCGAAGTAGGGAAGCTGTGGCCCGACGAACTCCTTGGTGCCGCCGCCACCGATCTTCGTCAGGTAGATGACGAGAAACAGGAGGATGAGACCGAACGCCGTCGACATCGCGGCGGCGTGTTTCTTCACCTCGTCGCGGCGGATCCACCGCCACCCGGCGATCAGACAGAGGGTCGCCGCGGTGTTGACGACGGCGATGGCGTCGGAGAGGGCATTTACCTGTGCGAGCGAGAGGTCGGGGAAGA is from Haloplanus salinarum and encodes:
- a CDS encoding universal stress protein; this translates as MYDDVLVPTDGSEAAVTALDHALGVAERFDATVHGLYVVETDALAHEAPTLSLDDLHETLRAEGETVLDDLQARATDRGVDVTATAVEGVAENVIVECTRERGIDLVVMGTHGRHGAEPYPVGSVTGRVVRQVDAPVLVVGGA
- a CDS encoding DUF420 domain-containing protein, giving the protein MATASASGPVKEHPAAATAVLSVVGYTLVVGTFAGVVPESVFPDLSLAQVNALSDAIAVVNTAATLCLIAGWRWIRRDEVKKHAAAMSTAFGLILLFLVIYLTKIGGGGTKEFVGPQLPYFAYLAMLAIHILLSIVSVPVVLYAIVLGLTHTPNELRDTAHARVGRIAAGSWILSLTLGVLAYLLLNHVYSWEFVAVAAGVT